CAACAACATCCGCCATTTCATCTCGGATCTGACGCCCAAGAAGGACGGTGTCATCGTTCACAACATGGACGACGATGTGATCCGCGGGGCCACGGTGACCCATGGGCATGACATCACCTTCCCGCCGCCAAAACCCAAGGTGGCCGCGATCGCGGCGCAAAAGCCCAAGGAAAAGAAAAAGGAACTGACGCCGGAAGAGCGTCGTGCCGAAGAAATCGCCGCGTTCAAGGCCGAAACCAGGTCGCAGGTGAAGATGCTGGGGATCGGCGCGATCGTGCTGCTGCTGATCGGGCTTGTCGCTCCGGCCAGCTTCATGTCGCATTTCATCGTTTTCGTCCTGGCCTGTTTCGTTGGCTTCCGCGTCATCTGGAATGTGGCCCATTCGCTGCATACGCCGCTGATGGCGATCACCAACGCGATTTCCTCGATCATCATTCTGGGCGCCTTGATGCAGATCGGGTCCGGCTCGGCATGGGTCGTGATTCTGGGTGCATTGGCCGTGCTGATGGCCGGCATCAACATCTTTGGCGGCTTCCTGGTGACGCGCCGGATGCTGGCAATGTTCCAGAAGTCGTAAGGAGAGGGATATATGGAATACGGATTTACCACGGCCGCCTATGTGGTCGCCTCGGTCCTGTTCATCCTGTCTCTGGGCGGGCTGTCAGGACAGGAAAGTGCAAAGCGGGCCATCTGGTATGGCATTGTCGGCATGGCGCTGGCCGTGCTGGCCACATTGTTCGGCCCCGGCAGCGGGAACTGGTGGCTTTCGGCCATCATGATCGCCATCGGCGGCTCGATCGGCTGGGTCGTTGCCAAACGCGTGCAGATGACCGAAATGCCGCAGCTTGTCGCGGCGATGCACAGCCTTGTAGGCCTTGCGGCTGTCTTTGTCGGCTTCAACGCCCAGATCGAACTGGCGCGCGTGTTGCGGATCAAGGCCGAAGGTGCTGCGCATGATTTCCAGGGCTTTGCCGCCGTTCTGGCGCACAAGACCCCGGCGGAAATCGCCATGCTGAAGATCGAGGTGTTCCTCGGCATCTTCATCGGCGCCGTGACCTTCACCGGTTCGGTCGTGGCCTTCGGAAAGCTGGCGGGCAAGGTTGACGGCAAGCCCAAGAAGCTGCCGGGTGGCCATATGCTGAATGCCGCCGCGCTGTTGCTGTCGGTGCTTTTCGGTGTCCTCTATTGTGCGGGCGTCGGCTCGGGCGTGTTCTGGCTGATCCTCGTGATGCTGCTGGCCTTCTTCATCGGTTATCACCTGATCATGGGTATTGGCGGCGCGGATATGCCGGTCGTCGTGTCGATGCTGAACAGCTATTCGGGCTGGGCCGCTGCGGCCATCGGCTTTACGCTTGGCAACGATCTGCTGATCGTGACCGGTGCGCTGGTCGGTTCCTCGGGTGCCATCCTCAGCTATATCATGTGCAAGGCGATGAACCGGAACTTCGTCTCGGTCATCCTTGGCGGCTTTGGCGGTCAGTCCGGACCTGCGGCGGAAATCGAGGGCGAACAGATCGCCATCGACGCCGATGGCGTGGCTGCCGCGCTGAACGAGGCCGACAGTGTCGTGATCGTGCCCGGTTACGGCATGGCTGTCGCCCAGGCACAGGGAGCGGTCAGCGAGCTGACCCGCAAGCTGCGGGCCGCCGGCAAGAATGTGCGCTTTGCGATCCACCCGGTCGCCGGGCGTCTTCCCGGTCACATGAACGTCCTGCTGGCCGAAGCGCGGGTGCCCTATGACATCGTGCTGGAGATGGAAGAGATCAATGACGACTTCCCGGATACGGATGTTGTCATCGTCATCGGTTCGAATGACATCGTGAACCCGGCTGCGCAGGAAGATCCCAACAGCCCCATCGCCGGCATGCCGGTGCTGGAAGTCTGGAAGGCCAAGCAGGTCTTCGTCAGCAAGCGTGGTCAGGGCACCGGCTACTCGGGTATCGAGAACCCGCTGTTCTTCAAGGAAAACACCCGCATGTTCTATGGCGACGCCAAGGACTCGGTGAACAAGCTGCTGCCGATGATTGACTGAGCAGGGGCAATCCTGCTTGCACAATGAAAGGGTCGCCCGCTCGGGCGGCCCTTTTCTGCTGGTGTCAGGGGTTGGGCGGGCCCTTGCTTGACATGCGTGCCGGTTCACGCCAATCGATGATGAACTCATTTGAAAGGGCAACCATGGATCTGCGTCAGCTTAGCCCCTCGCTCGCGGTGTCACCTCAAATTCAGCCATCCGATGTCCCATCGCTGGCCGAGGCGGGCTTTCGGGTATTGGTCAACAACCGCCCCGACCAGGAGGTCGATGCCGAAGTCGATCATGAGGCGATGAAGCGTGCGGCCGAGGCCGCCGGAATGGTCTATCACTATCTGCCCTTCGTGCCCGGTCAGATCACGCCGCAGATGATCACCGATTTTGCCGAAGCGACCTCGGGGCAGGGGCCGGTTATCGCCTATTGCCGCTCGGGCAATCGCAGCACGGTATTGTGGGCGCTGACCCAGGCGGGCAAACGCCCCGAGGACGAGATTTTGCAGATCGCGGCCGAAGCCGGATATGATCTGACGCCGGTGCGGCCCTTGCTGGCCTCGCTGGTCAGCCGCCGGGGTTGATCCGGCGTCGCAACATCTGTTGGGGGTGTCCTAGGCGGGGACCCCCAGCGCGCGTTTCACATTTGCCGTCCAGCCCAGCAGCCGCAGGTCATCTGCAATGATGGCCGGGCGTTTCATGACGCTGGGTTTTTCGCCCATCATCATGACGGGATCGGCCTGTTTTTCCGCATCCGACATGCCACGCCAGGTCAGGCTGGCGCGATTGATGATCTTTTCGCCGAATTCATCCACCATGCGCTGGCGTTCTTCCTGAGACAGCGGCGCTTTCTGCACGTCGCGAAATTCGACCGTCCAGCCGTGTTCTTGCAGGGCGGCCTGCGCCTTCTGGCAGGTCGAACAATGTCCAAGGCCAAACATCGACAAGGTCTTGCTCATGACGGGTCTCCGCGGGGATCAGATGAAGGGAACAAAGGGCACGCCACAGGCTGAAAGTGCAAGCAGCGCGACGAGGGCGGTGAACAGGCGCATGAAATGGCTCCGACAGGATATCACTGCCGTTATCGCCGTGGCGTGATCTGCGGGCAAGTCACAATTCCTTGCCGGGTTCGCCGTGATGCAGGCTTTGGCGAATCCGCCGCATCCCCCACCAGACAACCAGAACGGCCACCGGTGTCAGGGCTGCGACCAGGTAGGACTTGTTGACATGCAGCGCCGCGGCAGCCGGATAGAGCGCATAGGACAGCAGTCCGACGGCGTAATAGCTGATGGCCACCACAGACAGCCCCTCGACCGTGTGTTGCAGGCGCAGTTGCAGCGCCGCGCGCCGATCCATGCGCTCCATCAGGGCCTGGTTCTGGGCCGAGCGTTCGACATCGACCTTGGTGCGCAGCAATTCGCCCGCCCGTGCTGCCCGTTCCAGCATGGCCTCCAGACGGCTTTCATTGGACATGATGGTCCGCATCGCGGGTTGATAGCGACGGCGCATGAATTCGGTCAGCATCTGGCGGCCGTAGAATCGGGTTTCCCGCAGCGCATCGATACGGTCCATGACGATGGCCTCATAGGCGCGGGTG
This is a stretch of genomic DNA from Paracoccus seriniphilus. It encodes these proteins:
- a CDS encoding NAD(P)(+) transhydrogenase (Re/Si-specific) subunit beta, which produces MEYGFTTAAYVVASVLFILSLGGLSGQESAKRAIWYGIVGMALAVLATLFGPGSGNWWLSAIMIAIGGSIGWVVAKRVQMTEMPQLVAAMHSLVGLAAVFVGFNAQIELARVLRIKAEGAAHDFQGFAAVLAHKTPAEIAMLKIEVFLGIFIGAVTFTGSVVAFGKLAGKVDGKPKKLPGGHMLNAAALLLSVLFGVLYCAGVGSGVFWLILVMLLAFFIGYHLIMGIGGADMPVVVSMLNSYSGWAAAAIGFTLGNDLLIVTGALVGSSGAILSYIMCKAMNRNFVSVILGGFGGQSGPAAEIEGEQIAIDADGVAAALNEADSVVIVPGYGMAVAQAQGAVSELTRKLRAAGKNVRFAIHPVAGRLPGHMNVLLAEARVPYDIVLEMEEINDDFPDTDVVIVIGSNDIVNPAAQEDPNSPIAGMPVLEVWKAKQVFVSKRGQGTGYSGIENPLFFKENTRMFYGDAKDSVNKLLPMID
- a CDS encoding TIGR01244 family sulfur transferase encodes the protein MDLRQLSPSLAVSPQIQPSDVPSLAEAGFRVLVNNRPDQEVDAEVDHEAMKRAAEAAGMVYHYLPFVPGQITPQMITDFAEATSGQGPVIAYCRSGNRSTVLWALTQAGKRPEDEILQIAAEAGYDLTPVRPLLASLVSRRG
- a CDS encoding arsenate reductase family protein, coding for MSKTLSMFGLGHCSTCQKAQAALQEHGWTVEFRDVQKAPLSQEERQRMVDEFGEKIINRASLTWRGMSDAEKQADPVMMMGEKPSVMKRPAIIADDLRLLGWTANVKRALGVPA